The Metabacillus litoralis genome contains a region encoding:
- the parC gene encoding DNA topoisomerase IV subunit A yields MADSVEIFRDLPLEDVLGDRFGRYSKYIIQDRALPDARDGLKPVQRRILYAMHVDGNTNDKNYRKSAKTVGNVIGNYHPHGDTSVYDAMVRMSQDWKVRNLLIQMHGNNGSIDGDPPAAMRYTEARLSAIASELLRDIDKETVEFVPNFDDTSKEPLVLPAMFPNLLVNGSTGISAGYATEIPPHHLGEVIDAVIKRMEKPNCTVDELMTVIKGPDFPTGGIIQGVEGIKKAYETGKGKIIVRGKAEIEEIRGGKQQISISEIPFEVNKANLVKRMDEFRIERKVEGIAEVRDETDRTGLRIVIELKKDANAEGVLNYLYKNSDLQITYNFNMVAIHNRRPTLMGLPSILDAYIGHQKEVVTNRSNYELRKARERQHIVEGLIKALSILDEVIATIRASKDKRDAKDNLIQKYEFTEPQAEAIVSLQLYRLTNTDITALRNESEELALKIEELSSILNDENVLLKVIKTDLKKVKKTYADNRRSVIEAEIEEIKINLEVMIASEDVIVTVTKDGYVKRTSQRSYAASNGQDFGMKETDRLLTKLDINTTEVVLLFTNKGNYLYCPVHELPDIRWKDLGQHIANIIPIERDEEILKAIPVKNFDEPLFVTFITKQGMVKKSELSQYKAQRYSKPLVAVNLKGDDIVVDVHITSGKDDLFLVTHLGYGLWFAEEEVNIVGPRAAGVKGINLKPEDYVVSGNVLKPDQKAYLVIATQRGAVKKMSINDFEKSSRAKRGLIMLRELKNNPHRIVGGAIVYKQEEFFLESEQGVVESINVSTLRANDRYSNGSFILDEQDAGSVTEVWIKDAEEKES; encoded by the coding sequence TTGGCAGATTCAGTAGAGATTTTTCGAGATTTACCTCTTGAAGATGTGCTTGGTGACCGTTTTGGGCGATATAGTAAGTACATTATTCAAGATCGTGCGTTACCTGATGCACGTGATGGATTAAAACCTGTACAACGAAGAATTTTATATGCTATGCACGTTGACGGGAACACAAATGATAAAAACTATCGTAAATCAGCAAAAACAGTCGGGAACGTAATTGGTAACTATCATCCTCATGGTGATACATCAGTTTATGATGCAATGGTTCGTATGAGTCAGGATTGGAAAGTTCGTAATCTTCTTATCCAGATGCATGGAAACAACGGAAGTATAGATGGTGACCCTCCAGCCGCAATGCGTTATACAGAAGCAAGATTATCTGCAATCGCTTCTGAACTTTTACGTGATATAGATAAGGAAACTGTTGAGTTTGTTCCAAACTTTGATGACACAAGTAAGGAGCCTTTAGTGCTCCCAGCTATGTTTCCGAATCTACTCGTGAATGGGTCAACCGGTATATCTGCTGGTTACGCAACAGAAATTCCTCCACATCACCTAGGTGAAGTGATTGATGCTGTTATAAAACGAATGGAAAAACCAAATTGTACGGTTGATGAATTAATGACCGTGATTAAAGGTCCAGATTTTCCAACAGGCGGAATCATTCAAGGTGTGGAAGGTATAAAAAAGGCCTATGAAACAGGTAAAGGCAAGATTATTGTCCGTGGGAAAGCCGAAATTGAAGAAATTCGCGGTGGGAAACAGCAAATTTCAATTTCAGAAATTCCTTTTGAGGTTAATAAGGCGAATCTTGTTAAACGTATGGATGAATTTCGTATTGAGCGTAAGGTTGAAGGAATTGCAGAAGTACGTGATGAAACAGATCGTACAGGACTGCGTATCGTAATCGAGCTAAAAAAGGATGCTAATGCGGAAGGTGTCCTAAACTATTTATACAAAAATAGTGACCTCCAAATAACGTATAACTTTAATATGGTGGCGATACACAATCGTCGTCCGACGTTGATGGGTTTACCTTCCATTTTAGATGCTTATATTGGTCATCAAAAAGAGGTAGTAACAAACCGTTCGAATTATGAACTTCGTAAAGCTCGCGAACGTCAGCATATTGTTGAAGGTTTAATCAAAGCATTATCGATTTTAGATGAAGTAATTGCAACAATACGTGCTTCAAAAGATAAGCGTGATGCAAAGGATAACTTAATTCAAAAGTATGAATTTACTGAACCTCAAGCAGAAGCGATCGTTTCATTACAACTTTATCGATTAACGAATACAGATATAACGGCGTTAAGAAATGAATCAGAAGAGCTAGCTTTAAAGATAGAAGAACTATCAAGCATTCTTAATGATGAAAATGTTTTATTAAAAGTGATAAAGACCGATTTGAAAAAAGTGAAAAAAACATATGCAGATAACCGTCGTTCAGTCATTGAAGCTGAAATTGAAGAAATTAAGATCAATCTTGAGGTGATGATTGCCTCTGAAGATGTAATCGTAACAGTTACAAAGGACGGTTATGTGAAGAGAACGAGCCAACGCTCATATGCAGCATCAAACGGTCAGGATTTTGGAATGAAAGAGACCGACCGATTGCTTACTAAACTTGACATTAATACAACAGAAGTTGTGCTGTTGTTTACGAATAAAGGAAATTATCTGTACTGTCCTGTACATGAACTTCCAGACATCCGTTGGAAAGACCTTGGTCAGCATATAGCAAATATTATTCCAATTGAACGGGATGAAGAAATCTTAAAGGCAATACCTGTTAAAAATTTTGATGAACCTCTCTTTGTTACTTTCATTACAAAGCAAGGAATGGTGAAAAAATCAGAGCTTAGTCAATATAAAGCACAACGATATTCGAAGCCTTTAGTGGCTGTTAACTTAAAAGGTGATGACATTGTTGTAGACGTTCATATCACTAGTGGGAAAGATGATCTATTTCTTGTTACTCATTTAGGCTATGGATTGTGGTTTGCTGAAGAAGAAGTGAATATTGTAGGTCCACGTGCTGCAGGAGTTAAGGGGATTAACTTAAAGCCGGAGGACTATGTTGTTAGCGGAAATGTATTAAAGCCAGATCAAAAGGCATATTTAGTCATTGCAACTCAAAGAGGTGCAGTTAAGAAGATGTCTATCAATGATTTTGAGAAGTCATCTCGTGCAAAACGTGGTCTCATTATGCTTCGAGAACTTAAAAACAATCCTCATCGAATAGTTGGGGGAGCTATTGTTTATAAACAAGAAGAGTTCTTCTTGGAATCAGAACAGGGTGTTGTTGAAAGTATTAATGTGTCAACGCTACGGGCAAACGACCGATACAGCAATGGCTCATTTATCTTAGATGAACAAGATGCTGGTTCTGTAACCGAGGTGTGGATAAAAGACGCTGAGGAAAAAGAGAGCTAA
- a CDS encoding ABC1 kinase family protein has product MKIRSKWSRMSKVLLLFFSIFIRIYWFKLRKKSEQEWDLLWGKIGEEFRKTLFELEGLLIKVGQILSIRADLLPHSFIKQIQDLTDKVPPSEWKEIKAVIEEEWGCELNKNLLSIEKASIASASIGEVYQAVLNNGEKVAIKVQRPRIQSIVSTDFRTLGIIIWFADRFVPVPKGFINFKVLYKELKHVIEQELDFQKEMKSLLFFKERFKTDDDVKIPHVYSDLCTSKIIVMEWVEGIRLTNDKALESLELSREELAQRLLKVFLPQWLEPGIFHADPHPGNILITKDGQVILLDFGMVGEITKKDASYFQSLIGSILAKDYSKAVECLSQLGFLHPQADFRTMEKLLAELVSFDIAALKETDLIQLKMEMNDMIQALPIQVPTRFVFLGRSVVTIEGILRQVAPEAEMLELGRPVFMRWLQKQGNNKWSFLWQWAQSQPVFKVIHTVNEFLQLPHKLESIKEKEQRRHFQFVIYENNKKRFFQLLLIGLIGFCFGLYSGQSVLWQLSTAIGFISIIGFFICSFKLKKWMKYMQERK; this is encoded by the coding sequence ATGAAAATAAGAAGTAAGTGGAGTCGAATGTCAAAGGTTTTGTTATTATTTTTTTCAATATTTATAAGGATTTACTGGTTTAAACTGAGGAAAAAATCTGAACAAGAATGGGATTTGTTATGGGGGAAGATCGGCGAAGAGTTTCGAAAAACACTTTTTGAATTAGAGGGTTTACTTATAAAGGTTGGTCAAATTTTAAGTATTCGTGCGGATTTACTTCCTCATTCCTTTATAAAGCAAATTCAGGATTTAACGGATAAAGTACCTCCTTCAGAATGGAAAGAGATTAAAGCTGTGATTGAAGAAGAATGGGGATGCGAACTTAATAAAAACTTACTTTCAATTGAGAAAGCCTCAATTGCATCTGCATCAATAGGGGAAGTGTACCAAGCAGTTTTAAATAATGGAGAAAAAGTCGCGATAAAAGTACAAAGACCCCGGATTCAGTCTATTGTTTCAACTGATTTTCGCACATTAGGGATTATTATTTGGTTTGCGGATCGTTTTGTTCCGGTTCCTAAGGGGTTTATTAATTTTAAAGTGTTATATAAAGAATTAAAACATGTGATTGAACAAGAGCTCGATTTTCAAAAAGAAATGAAATCATTATTATTTTTCAAAGAAAGATTTAAAACAGATGATGATGTGAAAATTCCACATGTATATTCTGATCTTTGCACATCAAAGATTATCGTAATGGAATGGGTAGAAGGAATAAGGTTAACAAACGATAAAGCTCTTGAATCATTAGAATTAAGCCGTGAAGAACTCGCACAACGACTCCTTAAGGTGTTTCTTCCTCAATGGCTCGAGCCTGGAATATTTCATGCAGACCCACATCCGGGAAATATTCTCATTACTAAGGATGGACAAGTAATTTTATTAGATTTTGGAATGGTGGGGGAAATAACTAAAAAAGACGCCTCTTATTTTCAAAGTTTAATTGGCAGTATACTTGCAAAAGATTACTCTAAAGCAGTTGAATGCTTATCACAATTAGGATTTCTACATCCTCAAGCTGACTTTAGGACAATGGAAAAACTACTTGCTGAATTAGTTTCCTTTGATATAGCTGCTTTAAAAGAAACAGATTTAATTCAATTAAAAATGGAAATGAACGATATGATTCAAGCACTACCTATTCAAGTTCCAACAAGGTTTGTTTTTCTCGGTCGATCAGTTGTAACAATTGAAGGAATTCTTCGCCAAGTTGCACCTGAAGCAGAAATGCTAGAATTAGGAAGACCTGTTTTTATGAGGTGGCTACAAAAGCAGGGAAACAATAAGTGGTCGTTTCTCTGGCAATGGGCTCAATCTCAGCCTGTTTTTAAGGTTATACATACTGTAAATGAGTTTTTACAATTACCTCACAAATTAGAATCAATAAAAGAAAAGGAGCAGAGAAGACATTTCCAGTTTGTTATATATGAAAATAATAAAAAACGATTTTTTCAACTACTACTAATTGGGCTAATCGGATTCTGTTTTGGATTATATAGCGGACAATCTGTTCTTTGGCAATTATCTACAGCTATTGGGTTCATATCGATTATTGGGTTTTTCATTTGTAGTTTTAAACTGAAAAAATGGATGAAATATATGCAGGAACGAAAATGA
- a CDS encoding DUF2243 domain-containing protein: protein MFSDFKKYLSRNLWSGFLFGIGLAAFIDETVFHQLLRWHHFYDRSTTDVGLISDGLFHAFSWFATIWGLFLLADLRRKQGFWFKRWWGGMLVGSGGFQLYDGIIQHKLMRIHQIRYVENILPYDLIWNIIAAIMILVGCILLFQTKNHEKKSKGMGATYEQ, encoded by the coding sequence ATGTTTTCTGATTTCAAAAAATATTTATCACGTAATCTATGGTCTGGTTTTTTATTTGGAATAGGCTTAGCAGCCTTTATTGATGAAACTGTGTTTCATCAACTTTTGCGTTGGCATCATTTTTATGATCGATCAACAACAGATGTTGGTCTAATATCAGATGGACTTTTTCATGCATTTAGTTGGTTTGCTACTATTTGGGGTTTGTTCCTGCTTGCCGATCTTCGAAGAAAACAAGGGTTTTGGTTTAAAAGGTGGTGGGGAGGTATGCTTGTAGGTTCAGGTGGATTTCAACTTTACGATGGGATTATTCAACACAAATTAATGAGAATTCATCAGATTCGCTATGTAGAAAATATCCTTCCATATGATTTGATTTGGAACATAATAGCCGCAATAATGATTTTAGTTGGCTGTATTCTTTTATTCCAAACAAAAAATCATGAGAAAAAAAGCAAGGGAATGGGTGCTACATATGAACAATAA
- a CDS encoding cytochrome c oxidase assembly protein, which yields MNNNHNHHSTWDTLDLYFIIGFCLLLFIYVLAAVFANHKNRKWPLYRTIFWILGILCAAISLVGPIANRAHFDFTFHMIGHLLLGMLSPLLMVLAAPISLMMRALSVTASRRLSRVLRSWPIRAISDPIASSLLNIGGLWILYLTDLYSLMHQNVFLHLIIHIHVFLAGYLFTSSMISFDPNPHKASFTYRACVLISALASHGILSKLIYANPPASVSKVQAEAGAMLMYYGGDLIDLVLIYFLCLEWYKATRPRAITIPT from the coding sequence ATGAACAATAATCATAATCACCATTCAACTTGGGATACCCTTGATTTATACTTTATAATAGGATTTTGCTTGCTTCTTTTCATTTATGTTCTTGCAGCTGTATTTGCGAATCATAAAAATAGAAAGTGGCCCCTTTACCGAACAATATTTTGGATATTAGGTATTTTATGTGCTGCTATTTCATTGGTAGGACCTATTGCTAACCGAGCCCATTTCGATTTTACATTTCATATGATTGGTCATTTATTGCTTGGAATGCTTTCCCCGTTATTAATGGTCCTTGCAGCTCCAATATCATTAATGATGAGGGCATTGAGTGTAACAGCTTCCCGACGTTTGTCTCGTGTTTTAAGAAGCTGGCCTATTAGAGCGATTAGTGACCCAATCGCTTCTTCTTTGCTTAATATAGGTGGGTTATGGATACTTTATTTAACTGACCTTTACTCACTCATGCATCAGAATGTGTTTTTGCATTTGATCATACATATTCATGTTTTTTTGGCAGGTTATCTGTTTACGTCTTCCATGATATCGTTTGACCCAAACCCTCATAAAGCAAGTTTTACATATCGTGCTTGTGTCTTAATCAGTGCTCTAGCTAGTCATGGTATATTATCAAAATTAATATATGCTAATCCACCAGCTTCTGTTTCAAAAGTTCAGGCAGAGGCTGGAGCAATGTTGATGTACTATGGTGGGGATCTCATAGACCTTGTTCTTATTTATTTTCTTTGTTTAGAATGGTATAAAGCAACTAGACCAAGGGCAATTACAATACCTACGTAA
- a CDS encoding ABC transporter ATP-binding protein → MFTLQNIRYKEILNIESLNIPANKVTFLVGESGAGKSTLLKMLNIMLSPDHGQIFYKKENIDDLDPIYHRRNVIMLSQQPTIFEGTIRENLNKGLIFAGGKEKEDKELKQALTIVYLEKDLDEKADTLSGGEKQRLALARILLLDAEVYLLDEPTSALDEVTEEMVMKNFIEMIKKNNKTAILITHSQKLVSTYAENVVTLKKSGGES, encoded by the coding sequence ATGTTTACATTACAAAATATTCGTTACAAAGAAATATTAAATATTGAATCACTTAATATACCAGCAAATAAAGTGACTTTTCTTGTCGGAGAAAGTGGTGCAGGAAAATCAACATTATTAAAAATGTTAAATATCATGTTGTCTCCAGACCATGGTCAGATTTTTTATAAGAAAGAAAATATAGATGATCTTGATCCTATATATCATAGAAGAAATGTTATCATGCTATCACAACAACCGACGATATTTGAAGGAACAATTAGAGAAAACTTGAACAAAGGTCTTATTTTCGCAGGTGGAAAAGAAAAAGAAGATAAAGAGCTAAAGCAAGCACTAACTATTGTTTATTTAGAGAAAGATCTTGATGAAAAGGCTGATACCCTTTCAGGAGGGGAAAAACAAAGACTTGCGCTTGCACGAATTCTTTTGTTAGATGCGGAAGTTTATTTATTGGATGAACCGACTTCAGCCCTAGATGAGGTAACAGAAGAAATGGTCATGAAGAATTTTATCGAAATGATAAAGAAAAATAATAAAACAGCCATTCTTATTACACATTCTCAAAAGCTTGTTTCCACTTATGCTGAAAATGTTGTTACCTTAAAGAAAAGTGGGGGTGAGAGTTGA
- a CDS encoding ABC transporter permease, protein MENVIRDIELWRLAAGYLFIILLIAFVRWRGLNREIRIIVSTARMTIQLVLVGYILTYIFEEPNPYIITFIVLFMLTFSIINTYKQVAKPLSKKLKQIIALSMTAGSLLTLIYFNFVVIHFQPWYEPHYLIPIAGMIIGNSMTGITLGVKNLVEGIEKEKHLIEGALMLGAKPEAATKSVVNSAFDSAILPTINSMVGMGIVFLPGMMTGQILAGINPIIAIEYQIAVLLGIAGSVALTVMIFTSFGYKTFFNDRQQFIK, encoded by the coding sequence ATGGAGAATGTGATAAGAGATATTGAGCTGTGGAGGCTAGCTGCTGGATATTTATTTATTATATTATTGATTGCATTCGTTAGATGGAGAGGCTTAAATAGAGAAATCCGCATTATTGTTTCTACAGCAAGAATGACGATTCAATTAGTGCTCGTTGGGTACATCCTGACGTACATTTTTGAAGAGCCAAACCCTTATATCATCACGTTTATCGTGCTGTTTATGCTTACTTTTTCAATTATTAATACATATAAGCAGGTGGCAAAACCATTATCTAAAAAACTAAAACAAATTATTGCTCTCTCAATGACTGCCGGTTCGCTTCTTACGTTAATTTACTTTAATTTTGTTGTCATTCATTTTCAACCTTGGTATGAGCCTCATTATCTGATTCCAATAGCAGGAATGATAATAGGAAACTCAATGACAGGGATTACTCTTGGTGTGAAGAATTTAGTAGAAGGTATCGAAAAGGAAAAGCACTTAATTGAGGGTGCACTCATGTTAGGAGCTAAGCCTGAAGCCGCCACCAAGTCTGTTGTCAACTCTGCATTTGATTCAGCAATATTACCAACAATTAATAGTATGGTAGGTATGGGAATCGTTTTCTTACCAGGGATGATGACAGGTCAAATATTAGCCGGAATAAATCCAATCATAGCGATTGAATATCAAATTGCAGTTTTGCTCGGTATTGCTGGAAGTGTAGCTCTAACAGTCATGATTTTCACATCATTTGGTTATAAAACTTTCTTTAATGACCGTCAACAGTTTATTAAGTAG